One bacterium genomic window, CTGGGGATGTTCAACGGAGTATCGACGTGGATTGAGGACATTGTCCGGCCACGTGGGTTCTCGATTTCGCAGGCTGGTTTGCTGGGCGGTTTAATGCTCATCGGCGGCATCATCGGCGCAGTTATCCTGCCCATCCTCTCGGACAAGGCCCGTCGACGCAAGCCGTACATCATACTGTCGCTCTGCGGCCTGATTCCCGGCCTGGCGGGAATGGCGTTCGCGACCAGCTATTGGCTGCTGCTGATTTCGGGCTTCCTGTTCGGGTTCTTCCTGCTCAGCTCCGGACCGATTGGATTCCAGTTCGGCGCCGAACTTACACACCCGGCGCCGGAAGGCACGTCCAACAGCCTGCTGCTGCTGATGGGTCAGGTCTCAGGCCTGATATTCATCTTCGGCATGGACGCGCTCAAGTCCCCGGCGACCGGCGCGATGACCGGCTCCTTGCTGGCCCTGCTGGGACTGACTGTTCTCTGCGTCCTCCTTGCCACCTTCATCAAAGAACGCCCTTTGACCTGCTAAGGAGCATCGCGCATGAACATGAGTTTGGGACGCGTCACAATCGCAGCCGTGCTCGCGCTCGCGGTTGCCACGTCAGCAATCGGCCAGACCCCCGAAGCCACCAACAGCCACGCAGCACCATGGGTCGCCTATGCCGCAGAGACAGGAGGCAGCTACCTCGGAGCAGCCCTCCTCGGCGGGACGGTTGCCGCTGCGGTCTTACTGCCCTTCTACACCGACAATCCTCCAGAGACGAAGACGGAACCCGCGGTAATGCTGGGCATCGCGGGGGCGCTTGGCTTGGTCGGATGCAGTGGTGGAACCTGGCTCGTGGGAAGTGCATTTGACCAACACGGCCAGTTCCTGTCAGCCCTCGGTGGCGCAACTGCAGTGTCGCTGGTCGGCGTAGGAGTGTACGCCGGCGGCGTGGGATTGCAGCACAACTACTCGCCAGTCCCGTTCCATGTCGGTGAGGTGATGAAGTACATTGGGGCCGGGTTGCTAGTCAGCGCGCCCGTCGCAGCAGTGCTCGGCTACAATCATTCGCGGCCGGCGGACGGCTACAGCAGCAGATTCATTCCCGGTTCGGTCGCGCTAGGCGCAGCGCGAGATGCCAGCGGCGTCGTTCACCCTTCTCTCGATGTGAAACTTCTCTCCGTCAGATTCTGATTCGACCGAGTGTCCTCGTGGCTATTGATTTTCGCGCAAGTAATGGTTCCCGTGTCACCCTCACCCTTCCCTCCCCCTCGAGGGGGAGGAAATAGAAGGGAGGGGGAACAGTGTCGCATTGCTTGTGCGAACGTCAACAGCGCCGGCTCGGCGAGTCAGTGACACCGCCGAGGCGGCGGATGGTTCTCTTGACGGTTTCCACGCACCGGCCCGTGTCGCCAAGAATCCTTCTGCCTGAGAACCGCAGAATGTGCCAGCCCGCGGTTGTAAGCGTGTTGTCGCGCTCGCGGTCCTGTTCGGCCTTGTCGCGGCCCGCATGATAAGCCTCGCCGTCACACTCGATGTCGAGATTGCCGTCCCGACAGAACACGGCCATGTCGAGCATGTAACCGGGCTTGTCTTCCCCGACGAAGAACTGCCGCTCCGCCGATTGGCCCGCGTCCTTGAGGGTGAAGTACAGCTTGTCCTCAATCGGACTCACCTTGAACAGGTCGTTAATCTCTTGTGCACGCAGGAGGCGCTCAAGGCTGGTCGGTATGAATACGATTCTCCGCCACCTCAGACTTGGAATCGGACGCGGTAGGCGCGTCATATCGCCGAGCCTCACCTTGCAGTATTCCGCCTCGGCACGAGCGTGCGTCGGCTCATCCGGCAGCAGTTCGCGCCGCTTTGCCATCTCGATGCTGCGAACCGGCGCGTACCAGTTGACGGCCCACTTCTCGTCGCCGAACAGCCTTGTCTGATAGAATGCGAGATACCGAATAATGTCCAGTCCTTCCGGCGCGGTGCGCACCGGGATTCGGTACCAATGTTCAGACCGTACGAGTTCCCAGTCTTTCCTTCGCGTTGTGACGCCGACGAGCGCGGGCGTTTCCGGGCCAAACACTCTAACACGCCAGACTGGCCTGCGACCACTCACGCGACATTGTAGGTCGGCGGCATCCGGACGCAAGCATCTGACCGACTGAATCAGAACTGGTATCGTGACACTTCAGATGTCCTCGGTGGTCCTTATCATCGACTCGTCCTGCTTTCTCACTCCGCTTGCGCAGACTCTGAGTCCGGCCTAGAATCCACACTCATGACGGCCCTGTCGGTCAGCGGACTCGGCAAGACATATGGCCACGTTGCGGCGCTCAATGATGTATCGTTTGAGGTCGCGCCGGGCGAGCTGTTCTGTATCTCGGGGCCGGATGCCGCCGGCAAGTCCACGCTACTGCGCATCCTCGCCGGCACGCTGAAGCCCGATTCGGGCTCGGTGACAATCCTCGGCAGCGACGGCGTCAGCCGGCCGCCCATCCTTCGCTACTCAATCGGCTACATGCCGCAGCGGTTCGCCATCTATGCCGACCTGACCGCTGAGGAGAACCTCGCCTTCTATTGCGCGTTCTACGGTCTGGGTCGGGCCAGGACCGACATGCGGGTCGAGTACTTGCTCGGATTGACCCGGCTGGCCCGGTTCCGGAAGTTCCGTGCGGGCAACCTGTCCGGTGGCATGAAACAGAAGCTGGTGCTGGCGTGTGCGCTGGTACACGAGCCGGACATGATGCTTCTCGACGAGCCAACGACCGGCATCGACCCGCTGTCCCGCCGCGAGTTCTGGGGAATCCTGACCGACTACCTTGCCCGTGGCAAGACCATCATCTACTCAACGGTCTATCTGGAAGAGGCGCTGCGCTCGAACCGGATAGCTTTGATGGACTCCGGCACCGTTAAGGTCTGCGATACGCCGGAGAACCTTCTGGCCCGGGTCCGGAACCGGCGCTTCACTGTCGCCACAGACGCACACGAACAGGCAGCGGCCGCACTCAGCGCATGTCCTCTGGTTGCTTCAGTGCAGCCACTGGGCTCGGGTGCAGCGTTCCTTATCATGGACACGCACGAGGCTCTGGAAGCCGCAATCGCCGCCCTCGCCGCAGCGGGCGTCACGGCGAAGCCCGAGCCGGCCCAGCCCACGCTGGAGGACGTGCTCATCCTCGCCGCGGGACATGACCGAAATCCTCCCGGGATTTCGGGTCGTGTCCCAAAGCGGCCCCAATGACCACCAACGCCATCGAAGTCCATGACCTTGTCCGTCGATTCGGTAGCTTCACCGCGGTCGATGGCATCTCCTTCGCGGTCGAGCAGGGCGAAGTGTTCGGTTTCCTCGGCCCCAACGGCGCGGGCAAGACCACCGCTATCAAGGTATTGAACGGCATTCTTGCGCCCACGTCAGGAACCTGCCGTGTGCTCGGGTTCGAGTTGCCCCGCGACAACGCCCGGCTTAAGCAGTCCATCGGTTACATGTCCCAGAAGTTCTCGCTCTACGAGGACCTGACCAGCCGCGAGAACCTCCGCTTCTTCGGCTCGGTGTACAGTCTCAAACGCGAAGTCCTCGGCGAGGCAATCGAGTCAATGGTCGCGCGGTTCGGACTTGAGCGGTTCGCGGCTATGCAAGCCAAAGAACTCCCGTCCGGCGCGCGCCAGCGTCTCGCCCTGGCCTGTGCCCTGCTTCACGACCCGGGCGTGCTGTTCCTCGACGAACCGACCTCGGGCATGGACCCGACCTCTCGCCGGCAGTTCTGGGAACACGTCCACCGGCTTGCATCCGCCGGCAAGACTGTGCTGGTGACGACCCACTATCTTGACGAGGCCGAGTACTGCAACCGGCTCTGCCTCATCAACCAGGGGCGCATCATTGCCGAGGGCACGCCCGCGCAGGTGCGCTCGTTATCCCGGGCTACTGCTCTGACCGTTGTCTGTTCGCCGCTTAACCGCGGCCTCGTCGCGCTGCTCAGCCGGCCGGAGCTTGGCGATACCGCCATCTACGGCGGCAGCCTCCGCCTGGTCACGCCCGACCCCGACTCGGCGCAGCGCGCGATTCCCGGCCTGTTCGAGCAGGCCAACGTGCGCCTGGACTCCGTCGTCCGGGATGCGCCAACCCTGGAAGACGTCTTCGTGCAACTGGTCAGGGAATCCAATGGGTGACGAACTCGCTCCTCACGACGCGTCGAGCGTGCAGCGCCGAACATCAGGTGAAGCGCGTCTGGCGGCGCGCTCGCTTGCCGCGGTCACCAACAAGGAGTTCATCCACATTCTGCGCGACCCGGGCACGCTCGTCATCGCACTCGTGATTCCGGTTGTGCTATTGCTCTTGTTCGGCTACGCACTATCGCTGGACGTCCGCGAAGTACCTTTCTGCCTCCTGGACCAGAGCCACACTCAAAGCTCGCAGGACTTCGCAGCACGATTCACCGCGTCCGGCTACTTCAAACTGGTCGGCACAGTTGGAAAAGAGGCCGACGCGCATCACCTGATTGACCAGGGCCGCGCCCGGATGGCCCTACTCATCCCGATCGACTTCGCGCGCGACCAGACTTCGGACCGGGTCAGTCCGGTCGGGCTTCTAATCGACGGCTCCAATTCGCTGACCGCGTCGGTCATCCTTGCCTACACGGAGGCACTGATGCAGAGGATCGGAACGCTGCCCGCGGCAGCCACCGGTCCGGCGGTGTCTCTAAATAACCTGAGCCTGCGACCACGCATACTCTTCAATCCGACCCAGCGCAGCACCGACTTCCTGGTGCCCGGCATCCTTGCTATTATCACCATGTTCATGACCATCCTGCTGCCGTCCATGGCGGTCGTGCGCGAAAAGGAGCACGGTACTATTGAAATCCTGCGATCCGGTCCGATTCGGCCGGCCGCCTTCATCGTCGGCAAGCTTCTCCCCTACGCTCTCATCTGCATCCTCGACCTGCTCATGGTCATCATCGTCGGCGCGCTCGTCTTCGGCGTCAGGATTCAAGGCAGCTTCCTGCTGCTGATTGCTCTATCGGTCCCGTTCCTCGTGACCGGCCTTGCGTTCGGCCTGCTCATCTCGACGCTGGTCGAAAGCCTGCAGGTCGCCATGTACTCGGCTTTCCTGGTGTCGGTGCTGCCGACAATTCTGCTCTCGGGATTCGTGTTCCCGATTGCGTCAATGCCCAGGTTCGTCCAGTTCATCTCGCTTCTGGTTCCGGCCCGCTACTTCCTGACCGTGGTCCGCGGCATCTACCTGCGCGGGGCCGGGTTCGGCTCGCTCTATCCGCCGCTCCTGGTTATCCTCTTGTTCGGCACGGTGCTCATCGCCGTCTCGGTGGAACGGCTGCGGAGAAGCCTGTGATACAGCACATCCTGGCCGTGGCCCGCAAGGAATTCCTCCAGTTGCGCCGCGACCGCCGCACCCTGCCCCTGATACTGATCGCCCCGGTGCTCCAACTCCTGCTCTTCGGATATGCCGCGACCCAGGATATCCGCAACGTACGCCTCGCCCTCGTCGACCAGTCCCAGTCGCCGGTGAGTCGTGAGATCGGACGGGCGCTATCCTCCTCCGGCACGTTCCGCGTCTTCACTGTCACGGACCGTGCGGAACTGCAGGCGGCAATGCTGCGCGGTGACGCGACCATCGGCCTGGTGATCAGGCCTGACTTCGAGCGCCTGTTGCTCCAGCGGAGCAGCGCCGGCCTCGAGGTCTTTGCCGACGGCTCAGACCCGAACACGGCCACGGTAGCGGCCGCCTATGCGGAGCGGATTGTCGCTGGTGTCATCACCAACCTGATCACGGCCCGGTTTCCTGCTCTAATCTCCGCACTCAGCGTAGACCTAGTACCGCGTGTACTCTACAACCCGAATCTGGCAAGCCGTAACTACATGGTGCCGGGCGTGCTGGCCATGGTGCTATTGATCATGACGACCATAATGACCTCGGTGGCAATCGTGCGTGAATACGAGCGCGGGACCATCGAGCAACTCGTGGTCACCCCTCTGCGGCCGACCGAACTGCTTGCCGGCAAGCTCATCCCCTACGTCATCATCGGCTACGCAGACGTGCTTCTTGTCACGACCGTCGCCACCGCCTGGTTCCGAGTCCCGATTCACGGTTCCGTCTTGCTGCTGTTCGTACTGGCCGGTCCGTTCCTGCTGGCCACGCTCGGATTCGGCATTCTCAGCTCGACCATAGCGCGGTCCCAGCAGCAGTCGATGCTCATCTCCTTCCTGTTCATGATGCCCAACACCCTGCTATCCGGGTTCATGTTTCCCATCGAGAGCATGCCCAAACCGGCCCAGTACTTCACGTACCTGATTCCCGGCCGTTACTTCCTGGTCATCGTCCGAGCCATCTTCCTCAAAGGTGTCGGGCTCGAGGTGCTATGGCCCGAAACCCTGGCCCTGCTGCTGCTCGGCTCGCTCATCCTTGCGGTCGCTGTCGCTCGCTATCGCTCTCGACGCACTTGACCCCTTGACTACTTGCTTGCTAGACTTCTCGACGTCATGAGGAATCGCTTCCCGCTCATCGCGGTCGTCGTGGTCGTCCTGGCGCTGGTAATCGCGCTCGTCGTATCGCAGAGTTCCGGCCGCCGGAGCGACTCGGAATCATCCGGTACTATCGAGTCGTACGAAGTCCAGGTCGCCTCCAAGGTCAGCGCGCGAGTCGTGGCCGTGCGCTGCGAAGAAGGTCAGACGGTGAAATCCGGAGACACGCTGTTGATACTGGACGACGCCGACTATCGCAACGCGGCTCTGGCGGCACGGGCCCAGTTGCTGGCGACACAGGCCAACCTCTCAGCCGTGCAGTCGCGCGCGAGCCTGGCTGATTCCAGCCTGGCCCGGCTGCGCCGGTTGTTCGCGGCGGGCAACCTGTCGCGCCAGGAGATGGACAAGACCGAGTCCGACGCCAGGGCTGCTGACGACGCGCTGGCGGCGGCCCGCACGGCGGTCGACGCCGCCAGGGCGCAGGCTGACATCGCGGCTGAGAGATTGAGCGACTGCACCGTCACTGCCCCGATCGCGGGCACGGCCTCAGTCGTCGCATTCCGGGTCGGCGAAACCGTGATTGCGGGCTCGACACCGGTGACCATCATCGACCTCAACCAAACCTGGCTGACTGTCTACCTTGCGGAAAGACTCCTGGGTCGCGTAAAACTCGGCGACTCCTGCCGGGTGCGCGTTGACGCCTACCCGAAGCGCGACTTCAAAGGCGTTCTGTCCTTCATCGCCGACAAAGCCGAGTTCACGCCCAAGGATATCCAGACCAAAGAGGAACGCATCAACCAGGTCTATCGGGTGAAGATAACGCTCCCGAATCCCGACCGCATCCTCAAACCCGGCATGCCCGCAGACGCCTACCTGAGCCTGCACTAGTCTTGTCCATCCGCATTCCGCTCTACGACACCGTCACCGAGAACCGGCAGTTCGCGGGCGACTTCCACGAAGCACTCGAGCGGGTTCTCGCTTCCGGTCGATTCGCGCTCGGAAACGAGTTGGCGACCTACGAATCCTCGCTGGCAGAGTATTGCGGAACGGCTCAAGCCGTAGGAGTCAAAAGTGGGACTGATGCCCTGGTACTGACGTTGAAGGCGCTTGGCGTCGGCAAAGGGGACGAAGTCATTACCACCTCCTTCACATTCTTTGCCAGCGTTGAGGCCATCATGCAGGTCGGCGCGAAGCCGGTCTTCGCCGACATCGAACCCGGCACTCTCTGCCTCTCGCCCGACGCCTGCGCTGCGGCCATGACGCCCGCGACCAGGGCGGTAATGCTGGTCCACGTATTCGGACACTGTGCCAACATCGAGTGCTTCACTTCCCTCTGTCAGGAGAACAACATCGCCCTCATCGAGGATGCGGCACAGGCACTCGGGGCCACCTGGAAAGAACGCAAGCTCGGCTCATTCGGCGCAACCGGGACTTTCAGCTTCTACCCGACCAAGAACCTCGGCGCGTTGGGCGATGCGGGCGCAATCGTCACATCGGACGAGGAGCTTGCGGAAAGGCTGAGACAACTCCGTTCCCATGGCCGGGCCGAAAACGGACGGCATGTCTCCCTGGGATACAACTCGCACCTGGACGAACTGCAGGCCGCCTTCCTGCAGATCAAACTCACGCGACTCGACGCCGAGCTGGCCCGGAGGCGTGAGCTTGCAGCTCGCTACGATGCGGACCTGCCGCCTGAGGCCATGCCGGTACGCGGTGCAAACGGCTGCCGGTCAAACTACCACCAATACGCGATTAGAACCGACCGCCGTGATGCGCTCAGACAGTCCCTCTTGGAACAGGGCATCGGAACCGGCGACTACTATCCCGTACCTGCCCACTCGGAACCGGCGGCGGCGGCGGCCGGCCCGTTCCGGCCGCTACCCGAGTCGGAACGTGCCTGCAAGGAAGTGCTCACTCTGCCGATCCGGCCGAGCCTGACCGACGAGCAGCAGAAGACAGTTATTGATGCGGTTCGGCGGTTCTTCGCCGGAGTCTAAGAGCCAGCCTACTTGCCGGCTTTGCGCCGGCTACGGACTTCTTCCTGCTTCGCTTCAGCAATATCGCCGATCTGCCTGAGCAGCTCCAGGTTCTCCTCCGCCTCTTTCTGGTCGAGTATCTGGATAGCGAACCCGGCGTGGACAATGACGTAGTCCCCGACCTTCGCGTCGGGCGTCATCATGATTGACACTTCCCGCTGAATGCCGCCGACCTCGCCGACCGCATCGGTGCCGTTGACGGAGACTAGTCTAAGAGGAACTGCGAGACACATATCAACGAAGAGGGTTCAAGGATTCTAGGGTTCGAGGGTTCAAGTGGCGGAACGCCTTTGCTGCAACGACCTTATAAGCGCCTTGAGTAGTCGCTCGACGTCGCCAATATCGCCTTTGGCTCGCATCGACTGATCAAGCTTCAGAAAACCGAGGTCAGCAGCCAGCAGAATCTGGGTCTCTAGTTCACAGAGTGACGCATATGCGATGTGTAACGACTGAAGATACTCGCCCGTTGACCTTCTGCCGTACCCCTCGGCGATGTTGGATGGTACCGATACGGCAGCCCGCCTGATTTGCGACACCAGGCCGTACCGCTCCTCTGCGGGGAGACCTGAGGTCAGGCGGTACGTCTCAAGACATAGCTGATAAGCCCGCTGCCATACCGTCAAGTCCTTGTAGCTCCTCAGCATCCTTCTGCCCGCCCACTCGTCCGATCCTTCACCCTGGACCCCTTGAACCCTCGACCACTGGAACCCGTTCTCATGTCTTCAGCGGCTTCTTCTCCGCCGCCGGGAACAGAACGTTGTTCAGTATCAACCGGTAGCCCGGCGAATTCTTGTGCAGGGAGAGGTCGGTCGGCGGGTCGTGCACCCGGTGCGCGTAGTCTTCAGGGTCGTGCCCGCCAAAGAACGTGAACGTGCCCTTGCCGTAGTTGCCATGGATGTACTGCACTTCCTCGGTATTCGCTACCTCACCCAGGTTGAGCACGTCTTTCTTGATGAGGGTGCGTCGGAATCCGCAGGTCTGACCCAGAAACTCCTTCACCAGCCCGACGTGGTCCTGCACAAGCATGCAGGGCACCGGGTCGTACTTGGCTGAAAAGTCGAACAGCGAGATGTAGACGTTCGGCCCGCGGGCGGTGGCTTCGATATAGGTGTTGATGTCCGAGTGGTCGTAGAGCATCGCGTCGGTGTACACGTGGAAGTTCTCAAACGCGAGGCAGCCATTGTAGTCCAGCTTGGACGCGTAGCCCGGGTCAATGCCGTCGCCGTCGAATACCGCGTCGCAGATGTCCGTGTTACGCGCGGCCCAGCCTACATCAATCGTCTCGGTGGCTGAACACATCGCGAACAGCATGCCGCCGTTTTCCACGTACTTGTGTATCATGTCCACGACTGCCAGGTCCATCTGGCTGACCTTCTTGTACCCAAGCTCGGCCGCGGTCTTGACGTTCAGGGCGACGTCGCGCTGGTACCAGTTCTCCTGCCGGTATGAACCGTAGAACTTGCCGTACTGGCCGGTGAAGTCCTCATGGTGCAGGTGCAGCCAGTCGTAGCCCGTGAGCTTGCCCTGCAGGACCTCCTTGTCCCAGAGCACGTCGTACTTGATGCCGGCATAATCCAGAGCCAGCCGGACCGCGTCGTCCCAGGGTTCCTCAGTCGGCGGCGCATAGACCGCAATCTTGGTTGCCCGCTCCAGCTTTATCGATTCCATGTTGCTCTTCTCGATAGTCGAACGAATCTGCACGACCTCATCCGGCCCGACCGTCTGATACGCCACACCATTGAGCTGGCATTCTCGCTCCGCCTGCTGCTCAGGCGGGAGCAGAAAAGACCCGCCACGATAGTTGAGAAGCCACTCTGCCTTCTGGCCGCGCTGCAGCAGACGGTAGACGACTCCATAAGCCTTCAGATGGTCGGTCTGAGTCAGGTCCATCGGTATCAGCACCATTGTCTGCGCCGACAGAGCCGTGAACAAGGCCAACGCAACGAGCAAGAGCGACGCCTTTCGTCGCAACCCGGGCATTCTGAATTCTGGATTCTGCACTCTGGATTCTCTCTAGACCGTGATATGCGTCCCGGCCCTGCCGGCCAGCGCTTCGGCCAGATGGTCCGGATCGGTGACTATGACCTCTTTGCCACCGTGTTCGAGGAAATCGAGCGCCGCCTCGACCTTGGGGCCCATGCTGCCGGAGGGAAACTGCTTGGCGGCCAGATACTCTCGCATCTCAGCAACTGAGACGTGGCCCAACGGGCTTTGGTTTGCCTGCCCGTAGTTCACATAGACCTGCTCTACCGCGGTCGATATCACCAGCCGCTCGGCCCCGAGCTCCGCCGCCAGCAGACTCGAAGCGAGGTCCTTGTCTATCACGGCCGCCACACCCTTCAGCATCCCATTGTCTCGGACCACCGGTATCCCTCCTCCGCCGCACGCAATCACGACCGCGCCGGACTGAAGGAGCGACTCGACCTCCGGCTTCTCCACGACATCCACCGGACGCGGCGACGCCACCAACCTCCTGAAACCGCGGCCTGCGTCTTCGCGCAGGACCCAACCGAGCTCACGCTCAAGCCTTGCCGCCTCGCCTTTGGTGTAGAAAGGTCCGACCGGCTTCGACGGATGCTGGAACGCCGGATCAGCCGCGTTGACGACCACCTGCGTGACGACGGTCACGACCGGCTTCGCGATGCCGCGCTGCCGGAACTCGTTGTCCAGCGACTGCTGAATCATGTACCCGATTTCCGCCTGCGTCTGGGCGTTGCAGGCATCAAGCGGGACCTCGGGCAGGCGGTTGCGGGCAAGGTGCGACCGAATGAGGATGAACCCGACCTGAGGCCCGTTGCCGTGCGTGACGACGACGCCGTGACCGGCCTCGACGATGTCGGCAACATGCCGGCACGTAAGCGCGGTGGTCGCGAGCTGGTCGGTGAACGAGCTGCGGCTCTCCGACCGAATCAGGGAGTTGCCGCCGATAGCCAGCACAGTCATGGGATTCATCAGACCTATAGGTTATCACAACGGCCAGAGGAATCAAGACCACCAACGGGCTAAACCCGAATGACGAAGCACGAAGACCGAATGAAACTCGAATGCAGGCAAACGGTGAATTCAGGCATTCGGGCTTCAATCGTCATTCGGACTTCGAGCTTCGGGATTCTGCCTCGGCCGCCTGCTTGCTATCGCAGGGAGTCGGGCTAGAATTGAGCCGGAGGCGGGTCGGACGGTCGCCCCCAACCAACGCCGAACGCCAAACGCCGATGTCCGAAGTTCTGAAATCGGAGTTCGGAGTTTGCACTTCGGAGTTGCCACGGGGGAGGAAAGTCCGAGCACCGCGGGCGAGGCACTCGTTAAGAGCGAGGCTGCGGGTCGGAAACGGCCCGTGGACGGACAGTGTCACAGAAACCACACCGCCGCGTGCTTGCACGCGGCAAGGGTGAAAAAGTGCGGTAAGAGCGCACTATTCCGAATGGCGACATCCGGAATGGAAAAACCCTGCCCGGTGCAAGACCAACATGAGAACCGGACTGGCCCGGTCCATTCAAGTTCTCGGGTAGGTCGCTTGAGACGTGCGGGCAACCGCGCGCCCAGATAAATGACCGTCACCCGGCTTGCCGGGGACAGAACTCGGCTTACAGACCCGCCTCCAATCTGCTTTGTGTCCCATGCCGTGAGATGCCGGAGGCCGGTTCGCGTCCCGAGCCGGCCGCACGAGTCGCAGCGGGAGTCGCGGTCGGAGTCGCCCTCAGAGTCCCCCCGCAAGTCCTCACCCATTTCACCTCAGGAGTCGCCTCCGCAATCGCCTTCCACACGACGAGGCAAGTGACCTTCCGAATCGGACGGCGAGTCCCAGCCGGAATCGCACACAGACTCACCATCGCAATCGCCGCCAGAACCAACCCAAGAATTACCGTCCTTGTCGCTTTGCATGTCGCCGTCCGAATCACCCCGGGAACCGTTCCCGGAACGGTTCCCAAGGCGACTCGCAATGCCGTCGCTCTTGTGATGCTCACGACCACCAACTCCGCTTCTTGCAATCACTTAGCCGACCCGCACGCCTCCCCGACACCTAATTAGGGACAGTCACCCTATTTCTTGACATCAATCGATCTGTCGGTAGCATCTGCGCGTGCCGAGAATAGCGCGGATCGTGGTTCCCGGTGTTCTGCACCACGTTACGCAACGCGGGAACAACCGGCAGGACGTATTCCTCACGGATGGTGACCGTGAGTTCTATCTCGGGCTACTGCGCAAGCGTTCCGCACAATACGGATTGGAAGTGCTTGGATATTGCCTGATGACAAACCACGTCCATCTGCTCGTCAGGCCGCAGACGGCTGATGCCATAGCTCGGGCATTGGGGCGCACTCACTTCATCTACGCACAGCGATTCAATACGGAGCACTCCCGCAGCGGTCACTTGTGGCAGGCTCGTTTTTATTCCTGCCCTGCAGAGGAAACTACCCTCCTCGCCATCATGCGCTATATCGAGCAGAACCCGGTGCGTGCGCGTATCGTCACCCACGCCTGGGAGTACCCATGGTCAAGCGCTGCTTTGCACGTCGGCAGGCGGAAGGACTCGGGCATGATCGACGCAGCATCGTGGGCTAATCAGATTGCACCGGCCGAATGGCGCACGCTATTGCAGGAAGCTGAGGACGAGGGGCGCGTAACGGAGATCCGCCGCCGCACCATGATTGGCCGGCCGCTGGGCAGCCCTGAGTTTGTCAGCGAAGTCGAGGCGAAGTTAGACCGGCAGCTCGCCTATCGACGACCAGGCCGGCCGCGCAAGGCCGAGCCAGAGCAGCAGTAGCGCTCGTACCCAGGGCGCCCGGGGTGGGACCCAGAGCCGAAACTGGTTTGGCCCTATGGTAATCAATCGTCCCCGAAATCCCCGTCGGCAAATCCGCTCTGGCAAGCCCTGCGGATGAACCCGGGTCTACCGCGCGACTACTACCGGCACAGTACCAGCACCTGCGGCTGACAAATAGTACACTCCCGGCCGCAGGTTGCGCAGGTCGAGCGTGGTCTGCGGGCTGCCTGCCGGCACGACCGTTCGCGCGACCAGCCTCCCACAGACGTCATGGACTCGTAGCTCGCGAGCGCCTGCCCACGACGGGAGACCGATTTGCAGCCGACCACGGCAGGGACTTGGAAAGGCCCGCAGAGTAGCTGCCGGGCCGACGGCGCGGCGTTCGGTAGCACCGCTGGGAACAAGGCCGGCCAGTTGGTGCAGGTAGATTATGGCGCGGACTTCGTTCTGAACTTCCTGTGTCTCCGGAATCCAGACCGGCGGGTACGACACGGCGTACACTTTGTTCGCCGGGTTCATGACCGAGTCATTCACCTGGGTCCACACGCTCATTCCCGCCCCGCCATAGGCAACGGCTGTGGCGCTGTCAACTAACTGGATGGCGTGTCGGTTGTCCGGAATCCTCGGGTTGCTGTCAACCTGCGGCTGCATCCGCAGGTAGGCGCCCGGGACATGCTTCATGAACCGGGCTGCCTCACGCTCCTGCCAGAACGCCACGGAATCGACCGACTTCGGCACCGGGCCGC contains:
- a CDS encoding DegT/DnrJ/EryC1/StrS family aminotransferase → MSIRIPLYDTVTENRQFAGDFHEALERVLASGRFALGNELATYESSLAEYCGTAQAVGVKSGTDALVLTLKALGVGKGDEVITTSFTFFASVEAIMQVGAKPVFADIEPGTLCLSPDACAAAMTPATRAVMLVHVFGHCANIECFTSLCQENNIALIEDAAQALGATWKERKLGSFGATGTFSFYPTKNLGALGDAGAIVTSDEELAERLRQLRSHGRAENGRHVSLGYNSHLDELQAAFLQIKLTRLDAELARRRELAARYDADLPPEAMPVRGANGCRSNYHQYAIRTDRRDALRQSLLEQGIGTGDYYPVPAHSEPAAAAAGPFRPLPESERACKEVLTLPIRPSLTDEQQKTVIDAVRRFFAGV
- a CDS encoding HypC/HybG/HupF family hydrogenase formation chaperone produces the protein MCLAVPLRLVSVNGTDAVGEVGGIQREVSIMMTPDAKVGDYVIVHAGFAIQILDQKEAEENLELLRQIGDIAEAKQEEVRSRRKAGK
- a CDS encoding transposase, which gives rise to MPRIARIVVPGVLHHVTQRGNNRQDVFLTDGDREFYLGLLRKRSAQYGLEVLGYCLMTNHVHLLVRPQTADAIARALGRTHFIYAQRFNTEHSRSGHLWQARFYSCPAEETTLLAIMRYIEQNPVRARIVTHAWEYPWSSAALHVGRRKDSGMIDAASWANQIAPAEWRTLLQEAEDEGRVTEIRRRTMIGRPLGSPEFVSEVEAKLDRQLAYRRPGRPRKAEPEQQ
- a CDS encoding asparagine synthetase B, whose translation is MLVALALFTALSAQTMVLIPMDLTQTDHLKAYGVVYRLLQRGQKAEWLLNYRGGSFLLPPEQQAERECQLNGVAYQTVGPDEVVQIRSTIEKSNMESIKLERATKIAVYAPPTEEPWDDAVRLALDYAGIKYDVLWDKEVLQGKLTGYDWLHLHHEDFTGQYGKFYGSYRQENWYQRDVALNVKTAAELGYKKVSQMDLAVVDMIHKYVENGGMLFAMCSATETIDVGWAARNTDICDAVFDGDGIDPGYASKLDYNGCLAFENFHVYTDAMLYDHSDINTYIEATARGPNVYISLFDFSAKYDPVPCMLVQDHVGLVKEFLGQTCGFRRTLIKKDVLNLGEVANTEEVQYIHGNYGKGTFTFFGGHDPEDYAHRVHDPPTDLSLHKNSPGYRLILNNVLFPAAEKKPLKT
- the arcC gene encoding carbamate kinase, with the translated sequence MNPMTVLAIGGNSLIRSESRSSFTDQLATTALTCRHVADIVEAGHGVVVTHGNGPQVGFILIRSHLARNRLPEVPLDACNAQTQAEIGYMIQQSLDNEFRQRGIAKPVVTVVTQVVVNAADPAFQHPSKPVGPFYTKGEAARLERELGWVLREDAGRGFRRLVASPRPVDVVEKPEVESLLQSGAVVIACGGGGIPVVRDNGMLKGVAAVIDKDLASSLLAAELGAERLVISTAVEQVYVNYGQANQSPLGHVSVAEMREYLAAKQFPSGSMGPKVEAALDFLEHGGKEVIVTDPDHLAEALAGRAGTHITV
- a CDS encoding four helix bundle protein, whose protein sequence is MLRSYKDLTVWQRAYQLCLETYRLTSGLPAEERYGLVSQIRRAAVSVPSNIAEGYGRRSTGEYLQSLHIAYASLCELETQILLAADLGFLKLDQSMRAKGDIGDVERLLKALIRSLQQRRSAT